The proteins below come from a single Longimicrobium sp. genomic window:
- a CDS encoding biotin transporter BioY, whose translation MMNTQRGTLAGTRLVASKPLRRAIGVVAFAAATAFGAKVAIPLPGTPVPFTLQPLFVLLAGAVLGSRLGARSQMLYLLAGIAGLPVFVAGGGAAYLLGPTGGYLMAYPAAAWLAGLGARGGTGRALAGLLAALAAIYAGGLIWLAIVGSVTAAVALGVAPFLLADLVKVGIALAVSRRVGKRAGEILER comes from the coding sequence ATGATGAACACCCAGCGCGGCACCCTCGCCGGAACCCGGCTCGTCGCTTCCAAGCCGCTGCGGCGCGCGATCGGCGTCGTGGCGTTCGCGGCGGCGACGGCGTTTGGGGCCAAGGTGGCGATCCCGCTGCCGGGGACACCCGTGCCCTTTACGCTGCAGCCCCTCTTCGTGCTGCTGGCCGGCGCGGTGCTCGGGTCGAGGCTCGGCGCGCGCAGCCAGATGCTGTACCTCCTGGCTGGCATCGCGGGGCTCCCCGTGTTCGTGGCGGGCGGCGGCGCGGCGTACCTGCTGGGGCCCACCGGCGGCTACCTGATGGCGTATCCAGCCGCGGCGTGGCTCGCCGGCCTCGGCGCACGGGGCGGCACCGGGCGCGCGCTCGCCGGGCTGCTGGCGGCGCTGGCGGCCATCTACGCCGGCGGGCTGATCTGGCTCGCGATTGTCGGCTCCGTGACGGCGGCGGTGGCGCTGGGCGTGGCTCCCTTCCTCCTGGCCGACCTGGTCAAGGTGGGGATCGCACTCGCGGTGTCGCGCCGTGTAGGCAAGCGGGCGGGCGAGATCCTGGAGCGGTGA
- a CDS encoding redox-sensing transcriptional repressor Rex — translation MKKISESAVRRLSLYLRFLQEADAAGTDTISSGELARRGGATSAQVRKDLSLFGSFGKRGTGYSVKELLREIRTILGLDRSWKVALVGAGKLGSALFSYRDFEARGFRICAVFDADPDKVGASWGDLTVRADEEMDRVLREEEIDIAIVAVPADAAQGVVDRVVGAGVRSILNFAPVRLRVPNQVILRNVDVTLELEGLSFGLNAR, via the coding sequence ATGAAGAAGATCTCGGAGTCGGCGGTGCGCCGGCTGTCGCTGTACCTCCGCTTCCTGCAGGAAGCGGATGCGGCGGGTACGGATACCATTTCCAGCGGCGAGCTCGCGCGGCGCGGGGGGGCAACCTCGGCGCAAGTGCGCAAGGACCTGTCGCTGTTCGGGTCGTTCGGGAAGCGTGGGACCGGGTACTCCGTCAAGGAGCTTCTCCGGGAGATCCGCACGATCCTGGGGCTGGATCGCAGCTGGAAAGTGGCGCTGGTTGGGGCGGGGAAGCTGGGCTCGGCCCTCTTCTCGTACCGCGACTTCGAGGCGCGCGGCTTCCGCATCTGCGCCGTCTTCGACGCGGACCCGGACAAGGTCGGCGCGTCGTGGGGCGACCTCACCGTGCGGGCCGACGAGGAGATGGACCGCGTCCTCCGCGAGGAGGAGATCGACATCGCCATCGTCGCCGTGCCCGCGGATGCGGCGCAGGGTGTGGTGGACCGTGTGGTGGGGGCCGGGGTCCGCTCGATCCTTAACTTCGCGCCGGTGCGGCTGCGCGTTCCCAACCAGGTCATCCTCCGCAACGTGGACGTGACGCTGGAGCTGGAGGGGCTGTCGTTCGGCCTCAACGCACGATGA
- a CDS encoding 3'-5' exonuclease: protein MRFEHTGSLAQRALQALAAGPLSTVEMAARVMGITGGGPAAARAVWALLGSDARFAVSSEGVWSLAQPAAAPVRKLRAEEWVVVDFETTGGSPKGGHRVTEVAAVRVSGGEIRDSYSTLVNPQRRIPSMITGITGITQQMVETAPCFREVAHHVGAAVEGAVFVAHNAAFDWRFLCHEMEMATGVQPAGRQLCTVKVARKLLPNLPSRGLDALSVYFGLEIENRHRALDDAVATAHVLMRLIEILEDRGIHDWEGLEMLLGARKPRTSRKRIASPRSMEAA from the coding sequence TTGCGCTTCGAGCACACGGGATCGCTCGCGCAGCGGGCGCTTCAGGCGCTGGCCGCGGGTCCGCTGTCGACCGTGGAGATGGCCGCGCGGGTGATGGGGATCACGGGCGGCGGACCCGCGGCGGCGCGTGCGGTGTGGGCGCTGCTCGGGTCCGACGCGCGCTTCGCCGTGTCGTCCGAGGGCGTCTGGTCGCTGGCCCAGCCGGCGGCGGCGCCGGTCCGCAAGCTGCGCGCGGAGGAGTGGGTCGTGGTCGACTTCGAGACGACCGGCGGCTCCCCCAAGGGCGGGCACCGCGTGACGGAGGTGGCGGCGGTGCGCGTCTCCGGCGGGGAGATCCGCGACAGCTATTCGACGCTCGTCAACCCACAGCGCCGCATCCCCAGCATGATCACGGGGATCACCGGGATCACGCAGCAGATGGTGGAGACGGCTCCCTGCTTTCGCGAGGTGGCGCACCACGTGGGCGCGGCGGTGGAAGGGGCCGTGTTCGTGGCCCACAACGCGGCGTTCGACTGGCGCTTTCTCTGCCACGAGATGGAGATGGCCACCGGCGTGCAGCCGGCCGGGCGTCAGCTCTGCACGGTCAAAGTGGCGCGCAAGCTCCTCCCCAACCTCCCGTCGCGCGGGCTGGACGCGCTCTCGGTGTACTTCGGGCTGGAGATCGAGAACCGGCACCGCGCGCTCGACGACGCGGTGGCGACCGCGCACGTCCTGATGCGGCTGATCGAGATCCTGGAGGACCGCGGCATCCACGACTGGGAAGGGCTGGAGATGCTCCTGGGCGCGCGCAAGCCGAGGACGAGCCGCAAGCGCATCGCGTCGCCGCGCAGCATGGAGGCGGCGTGA
- a CDS encoding 3-hydroxybutyryl-CoA dehydrogenase: MAEIKTVAVIGAGTMGNGIVHVFAQNGFDVTMVDVRQEALDQAQATIRGNMDRQIKKGALAESDRDAALGRITAATDLAAVSGADLVVEAATENRDLKFRIFADMDAHAPEHAILATNTSSISITEIAARTKRPGQVIGMHFMNPVPVMKLVEIIRGLATTDETTRATVALAEQLGKTVAEAQDYPGFVANRILMPMINEAVFCLMEGVAEAEAIDTVMKLGMNHPMGPLALADLIGLDTCLAIMEVLHSGLGDDKYRPCPLLRKYVAAGKLGRKTGEGFYNY, translated from the coding sequence ATGGCTGAGATCAAAACGGTCGCCGTGATCGGCGCGGGGACGATGGGGAACGGGATCGTGCACGTCTTCGCGCAGAACGGCTTCGACGTGACGATGGTGGACGTGCGGCAGGAGGCGCTGGACCAGGCCCAGGCCACCATCCGCGGCAACATGGACCGGCAGATCAAAAAGGGCGCGCTCGCCGAGTCGGACCGCGACGCGGCGCTGGGGCGCATCACGGCGGCCACGGATCTGGCCGCGGTGTCGGGGGCTGACCTGGTGGTGGAGGCGGCGACGGAGAACCGCGACCTCAAGTTCCGCATCTTCGCGGACATGGACGCGCACGCGCCGGAGCACGCCATCCTCGCAACCAACACGTCGTCCATCTCCATTACAGAGATCGCGGCGCGGACGAAGCGCCCGGGGCAGGTGATCGGGATGCACTTCATGAACCCGGTGCCGGTGATGAAGCTCGTGGAGATCATCCGCGGCCTCGCCACCACCGACGAGACCACGCGCGCCACCGTCGCGCTCGCCGAGCAGCTGGGGAAGACGGTCGCCGAGGCGCAGGATTACCCCGGCTTCGTCGCCAACCGCATCCTGATGCCGATGATCAACGAGGCGGTCTTCTGCCTCATGGAAGGCGTCGCGGAGGCGGAGGCGATCGACACCGTGATGAAGCTCGGCATGAATCATCCAATGGGCCCGCTCGCCCTGGCGGACCTGATCGGCCTGGATACCTGCCTGGCCATCATGGAAGTGCTCCACAGCGGCCTGGGCGACGACAAGTACCGCCCCTGCCCCCTGCTGCGGAAGTACGTCGCCGCCGGCAAGCTGGGGCGGAAGACGGGCGAAGGCTTTTACAACTACTAG
- a CDS encoding type II CAAX endopeptidase family protein produces the protein MTEQAEAPRRTDAFFGPHGVRTGWRVLLFGALLVTFTVLVLALILASKLFDEMTGGFLAMLGGGLLASAVMLRAVDRRPFGALGFALEPRAARDSAVGFGVGGGLLGAAVVLLVVAGTARWVADAGGIPEYAASLARALAIFTVAAAAEEVVFRGYAFQALVQGTGVWPAILLTSAAFAAGHGSNPNVTWLGLANIFLAGIMLAVAYLRTRSLWFATALHVGWNWAMSALLDFPVSGAQFDTPLYSARELGADWWTGGPFGPEAGLAATLAIVAGTAWMMRTPLLSASPRVRALRPLVDTRLGEAWNGR, from the coding sequence GTGACCGAGCAGGCGGAGGCCCCGCGCAGGACGGACGCGTTCTTTGGCCCGCACGGCGTGCGGACCGGGTGGCGCGTCCTCCTGTTTGGGGCTCTCCTCGTCACCTTCACCGTCCTCGTCCTCGCGCTCATCCTTGCGAGCAAGCTGTTCGATGAGATGACGGGCGGGTTCCTGGCGATGCTCGGGGGGGGGCTGCTGGCCAGCGCGGTGATGCTGCGCGCGGTGGACCGGCGGCCCTTCGGCGCGTTGGGCTTCGCGCTGGAGCCGCGGGCGGCGCGCGACTCCGCCGTGGGCTTCGGCGTGGGCGGCGGGCTACTGGGGGCGGCGGTAGTGCTCCTTGTGGTGGCGGGAACCGCGCGCTGGGTCGCCGACGCCGGGGGCATCCCCGAGTATGCTGCCTCGCTTGCCCGGGCCCTTGCGATCTTCACGGTGGCGGCGGCGGCGGAGGAGGTGGTCTTCCGCGGCTACGCCTTCCAGGCGCTGGTGCAGGGGACGGGCGTGTGGCCGGCGATCCTGCTGACCTCCGCGGCGTTCGCGGCGGGGCACGGCAGCAACCCGAACGTCACCTGGCTGGGGCTTGCGAACATCTTCCTCGCCGGCATCATGCTGGCGGTGGCGTACCTGCGGACGCGCTCGCTCTGGTTCGCCACGGCGCTGCACGTGGGGTGGAACTGGGCGATGAGCGCGCTGCTCGACTTCCCGGTGAGCGGCGCGCAGTTCGACACCCCGCTCTACAGCGCACGTGAGCTGGGCGCCGACTGGTGGACGGGTGGCCCCTTCGGTCCGGAGGCGGGCCTCGCCGCCACTCTGGCGATTGTCGCGGGGACGGCGTGGATGATGCGCACGCCGCTCCTTTCGGCGTCGCCGCGCGTTCGCGCGCTGCGCCCGCTGGTGGATACGCGCCTGGGGGAGGCATGGAACGGCCGCTGA
- a CDS encoding acetyl-CoA C-acetyltransferase, protein MINIARDPRTTPVIVSAVRTPIGRFLGGLSSLSAPDLGGIALREAVARAGIPAEDVEEVIMGNVVQGGVGQAPARQAVIKAGLPSGISALTINKVCGSGLKAVMLAAQSIRAGDTQVILAGGQESMSNAPYYVYGMRNGVKFGDQTMVDGLVRDGLWCSFCEVHMGGHAEYTAKKAGISRQQADEFSVNSHRKAIAAVQAGKFTEEIVPVEIAGRKGTTVVDADEGPRADSSLESLGKLKPAFVKDAPKDVTDPVVTAGNASSMNDGASAVLVVSEEYARAHGLTVLGRITAYSTGAVEPNELFFAPIQAVKRLMKKTGTGISDFDLIEANEAFAVQALANGQGLEWDWDRVNVNGGAVALGHPIGASGARVLTTLLHAMKDRDAATGLATLCLGGGDAVALSVERV, encoded by the coding sequence ATGATCAATATCGCACGCGACCCGCGGACCACGCCCGTCATCGTCAGCGCAGTGAGGACGCCGATCGGGCGCTTCCTGGGCGGCCTTTCCTCCCTCTCCGCGCCCGATCTGGGTGGGATCGCGCTGCGCGAGGCGGTGGCGCGCGCCGGCATCCCGGCGGAGGACGTGGAAGAGGTCATCATGGGGAACGTGGTGCAGGGCGGGGTAGGGCAGGCCCCCGCGCGCCAGGCCGTCATCAAGGCCGGGCTCCCCTCCGGCATCTCCGCGCTCACCATCAACAAGGTGTGCGGCAGCGGGCTCAAGGCCGTGATGCTGGCGGCGCAGAGCATCCGCGCCGGCGACACGCAGGTGATCCTCGCCGGCGGGCAGGAGAGCATGTCCAACGCTCCCTACTACGTCTACGGGATGCGCAACGGCGTCAAGTTCGGCGACCAGACGATGGTGGACGGGCTGGTGCGCGATGGACTGTGGTGCTCGTTCTGCGAGGTTCACATGGGCGGGCACGCGGAGTACACGGCCAAGAAGGCTGGGATCTCCCGCCAGCAGGCCGACGAGTTCTCCGTGAACTCGCACCGCAAGGCGATCGCGGCCGTTCAGGCCGGCAAGTTCACCGAGGAGATCGTCCCGGTGGAGATCGCCGGGCGCAAGGGGACGACGGTGGTGGACGCGGACGAGGGCCCGCGCGCCGACTCGTCGCTGGAGAGCTTGGGCAAACTGAAGCCGGCCTTCGTCAAGGATGCCCCCAAGGACGTCACCGACCCAGTGGTGACGGCAGGCAACGCCTCGTCGATGAACGACGGCGCTTCGGCGGTGCTGGTGGTATCGGAGGAGTATGCGCGCGCGCACGGGCTCACCGTCCTGGGCCGCATCACCGCCTACTCCACCGGCGCGGTGGAGCCGAACGAGCTCTTCTTCGCGCCCATCCAGGCGGTAAAGCGGCTGATGAAGAAGACCGGCACCGGCATCAGCGACTTCGACCTGATCGAGGCCAACGAGGCGTTCGCCGTGCAGGCGCTCGCGAACGGCCAGGGGCTGGAGTGGGACTGGGACCGCGTCAACGTGAACGGCGGCGCGGTTGCGCTGGGCCACCCCATCGGCGCCTCGGGCGCGCGCGTCCTCACCACGCTTCTCCACGCCATGAAGGACCGCGACGCCGCGACCGGCCTCGCAACGCTCTGCCTGGGCGGCGGCGATGCGGTGGCGCTGTCGGTGGAGCGGGTGTAA
- a CDS encoding Glu/Leu/Phe/Val dehydrogenase: MELFSMIGEHEHEQVVFCYEPSCGYKGIIAIHNTVLGPALGGTRFWNYASDEEAFIDALRLSRGMTYKAAVAGLNLGGGKSVIVGDPKTTRREEIFRAHGRFVETLKGRYITAEDVGTSPDDMEFVAMETESVTGRHGASGDPSPVTAYGVYQGIKAAAFVKFGSFELAGKTVSVQGVGHVGYYLCQYLASEGAQLIVTDIDQERVGRVVEEFGARSVGLDAIYGAEADIYAPSALGATINDETIPLLKASIVAGAANNVLAEARHGDELHRRGILYAPDYVINAGGLINVYGELNGWTAERSMRKAGDIYTTLVQIFELAEAEGIPTYVAADEIAERRIESVGRIQRTYV, encoded by the coding sequence ATGGAACTGTTTTCGATGATCGGCGAGCACGAGCACGAGCAGGTCGTCTTCTGCTACGAGCCGTCGTGCGGGTACAAGGGGATCATTGCCATCCACAACACCGTGCTCGGGCCGGCGCTGGGCGGCACGCGCTTCTGGAACTACGCCTCGGACGAGGAGGCCTTCATCGACGCCCTGCGCCTGTCGCGCGGGATGACGTACAAGGCGGCGGTGGCGGGGCTCAACCTGGGCGGCGGCAAGTCCGTCATCGTGGGCGACCCCAAGACCACGCGCCGCGAGGAGATCTTCCGCGCCCACGGCCGCTTCGTGGAGACGCTCAAGGGCCGCTACATCACCGCCGAGGACGTGGGCACCTCGCCGGACGACATGGAGTTCGTGGCGATGGAGACGGAGAGCGTCACCGGCCGCCACGGCGCCTCGGGCGACCCGTCGCCGGTGACGGCGTACGGCGTGTACCAGGGGATCAAGGCGGCGGCGTTCGTGAAGTTCGGCTCATTCGAGCTCGCCGGAAAGACGGTGAGCGTGCAGGGCGTCGGCCACGTGGGCTACTACCTCTGCCAGTACCTGGCCTCCGAAGGCGCGCAGCTCATCGTAACCGACATCGACCAGGAGCGCGTGGGGCGCGTGGTGGAGGAGTTCGGCGCGCGGTCCGTGGGCCTGGACGCCATCTACGGCGCCGAGGCGGACATCTACGCCCCGAGCGCGCTGGGCGCCACCATCAACGACGAGACGATCCCGCTGCTCAAGGCCAGCATCGTGGCCGGCGCGGCGAACAACGTCCTCGCCGAGGCGCGCCACGGCGACGAGCTGCACCGCCGCGGCATCCTGTACGCCCCGGACTACGTGATCAACGCTGGCGGCCTGATCAACGTGTACGGCGAGCTGAACGGGTGGACGGCCGAGCGCTCCATGCGCAAGGCGGGCGACATCTACACCACGCTCGTGCAGATCTTTGAGCTGGCCGAGGCGGAGGGCATCCCCACCTACGTCGCCGCCGACGAGATCGCCGAGCGCCGCATCGAGTCCGTCGGCCGCATCCAGCGCACCTACGTCTGA
- a CDS encoding MBL fold metallo-hydrolase codes for MSDGVRTRTLGKLRIHALEGGTQRLDGGAMFGVVPKPLWERRIPADERNRIPLAMRCLLVETPDELVLIETGLGNKEDEKFRGIYGVDNASGAGRPDRVHDSLAAAGFRAEDVGIVINTHLHFDHAGGNTYRDESGEVRLSFPNARYFVQRGEWDWAHLKNERTQASYLPDNFEPVMAAGRLELVEGDVEIVPGISVFRTPGHCPHHQSVLVTSGGETACFLADVLPTFAHLPLPWIMGYDVEPLVTLESKRALLRRAMEERWLLVSNHDPVTAWGYAVAEGKGVRLEGES; via the coding sequence GTGAGCGACGGGGTGCGCACGCGTACCCTGGGGAAGCTGCGCATCCACGCGCTGGAGGGCGGCACGCAGCGGCTGGATGGGGGCGCCATGTTCGGCGTGGTCCCAAAGCCGCTGTGGGAGCGCCGCATCCCCGCCGACGAGCGCAACCGCATTCCGCTGGCGATGCGCTGCCTCCTGGTGGAGACCCCGGACGAGCTGGTGCTGATCGAGACGGGGCTGGGGAACAAGGAGGACGAGAAGTTCCGCGGCATCTACGGCGTGGACAATGCATCGGGGGCCGGGCGCCCGGACCGCGTGCACGATTCGCTGGCCGCCGCAGGCTTCCGCGCGGAGGACGTGGGGATCGTCATCAACACGCACCTCCACTTCGATCACGCGGGCGGCAACACGTACCGCGACGAGTCGGGCGAGGTGCGCCTCTCCTTCCCCAACGCGCGCTACTTCGTGCAGCGCGGCGAGTGGGATTGGGCGCACCTGAAGAACGAGCGGACGCAGGCGAGCTACCTGCCGGACAACTTCGAGCCGGTGATGGCGGCGGGGCGGCTGGAGCTGGTGGAGGGGGACGTGGAGATCGTGCCCGGCATCTCGGTCTTTCGCACGCCGGGGCACTGCCCGCACCACCAATCGGTGCTGGTGACGTCGGGCGGCGAGACGGCGTGCTTTCTGGCCGACGTCCTCCCCACCTTTGCCCACCTCCCTCTCCCGTGGATCATGGGCTACGACGTGGAGCCGCTGGTCACGCTCGAATCGAAGCGCGCGCTGCTGCGCCGAGCCATGGAGGAGCGCTGGCTGCTGGTGTCGAACCACGATCCGGTGACGGCGTGGGGGTATGCGGTGGCGGAGGGGAAGGGGGTACGGCTGGAAGGAGAGTCCTAA
- a CDS encoding addiction module protein: MDLKQVEAAALALSPDERAELAARLLESVHLDGDWKDPAEVERAWVEEAKRRSQLFHSGEMKGIPAAEAIAQARAALHSA, encoded by the coding sequence ATGGATCTGAAGCAGGTTGAAGCCGCTGCGCTCGCGTTGTCGCCTGACGAACGGGCCGAGCTCGCCGCCCGTTTGCTCGAGAGCGTGCACCTGGACGGCGATTGGAAAGACCCGGCGGAAGTGGAGCGCGCCTGGGTCGAGGAAGCAAAGCGCCGTTCTCAGCTCTTCCATTCCGGGGAGATGAAGGGCATTCCTGCCGCGGAGGCGATCGCCCAGGCTCGTGCCGCTCTGCATAGCGCGTGA
- a CDS encoding acyl-CoA dehydrogenase family protein: MTPEQQQIRDLAREFADGELRPHAEEWDRDAHFPREVIGSLGELGFLGMLIPEEWDGLGMDATTYLIALEEIARGDASVAVAMSVHNSLPTQMILAHGTDAQKERWLRPMARGELLGGFALSEADAGSDAASLSAQAVKTDGGWVLNGAKAWITNGGFGDVMVAMARTDTPGDRKGSKGIGAFIVPTDAEGYLVGKKEDKMGQRASETVGIAFRDLFVPDDQLLGDPAMGLIYALQGLDNGRMGIAALATGIAQAALEHSLSYADERKQFGTSIREFQGLGWKLANMALRVEAARALTHRAAAAKDAGEPVRMLASMAKLYASEAAMSVATDAVQVHGGYGYVKEYPVERLFRDAKVTEIYEGTSEVQRTVIARELYRQ, translated from the coding sequence ATGACACCCGAGCAGCAGCAGATCCGCGATCTGGCCCGCGAGTTCGCCGACGGCGAGCTGCGGCCGCACGCGGAAGAGTGGGACCGCGACGCGCACTTCCCCCGCGAGGTGATCGGCAGCCTGGGCGAGCTCGGCTTCCTGGGGATGCTGATCCCCGAGGAGTGGGACGGGCTGGGGATGGACGCCACCACCTACCTGATCGCCCTGGAGGAGATCGCGCGCGGCGATGCGTCGGTGGCGGTGGCGATGAGCGTCCACAACTCGCTCCCCACCCAGATGATCCTGGCGCACGGCACCGACGCGCAAAAGGAGCGCTGGCTGCGCCCCATGGCGCGCGGCGAGCTGCTGGGCGGCTTCGCCCTCTCCGAGGCGGACGCGGGGTCGGACGCGGCCTCGCTCTCGGCGCAGGCAGTGAAGACGGACGGAGGGTGGGTGCTGAACGGCGCCAAGGCGTGGATCACCAACGGCGGCTTCGGCGACGTGATGGTGGCGATGGCCCGCACCGACACCCCCGGTGACCGCAAGGGCTCCAAGGGGATCGGCGCCTTCATCGTCCCCACCGATGCCGAGGGGTACCTGGTCGGCAAGAAGGAAGACAAGATGGGGCAGCGCGCCTCGGAGACGGTGGGGATCGCCTTCCGCGACCTCTTCGTCCCCGACGACCAGCTCCTCGGCGATCCGGCGATGGGGCTGATCTACGCACTCCAGGGGCTGGACAACGGGCGGATGGGGATCGCCGCGCTGGCCACCGGGATCGCGCAGGCGGCGCTGGAGCACTCGCTGTCGTACGCGGACGAGCGGAAGCAGTTCGGCACCTCCATCCGCGAGTTCCAGGGGCTGGGGTGGAAGCTGGCCAACATGGCGCTCCGCGTGGAGGCCGCGCGCGCGCTCACCCACCGCGCCGCCGCCGCCAAGGATGCCGGGGAGCCCGTCCGCATGCTGGCGTCCATGGCCAAGCTGTACGCCAGCGAGGCGGCCATGAGCGTGGCTACGGACGCGGTGCAGGTGCACGGAGGATACGGCTACGTGAAGGAGTACCCGGTGGAGCGGCTCTTTCGCGACGCCAAGGTCACCGAGATCTACGAGGGGACCAGCGAGGTCCAGCGCACGGTTATCGCGCGGGAGCTGTACCGGCAGTAG
- the rsmA gene encoding 16S rRNA (adenine(1518)-N(6)/adenine(1519)-N(6))-dimethyltransferase RsmA translates to MTSRRELRQLPYPDELPRAKRSLGQNFLIDANIQRRIVDSLEPGPDDEVMEIGPGVGALTRHLAGRVRRLVLVELDNDLAARLRAEYAGEPSVELINRDVLEVELEEVTSDPAALKVIGNIPYNITTPILFSLLERRPRPREIVLMVQREVADRILEPEGSKTYGALAVGVRSVAAAKRVLNVSREAFRPIPDVMSSVIRITPHQPPRLEPDEELALRNLTRAAFGQRRKQFQRILRDAYRLSPEQIEEVQGGLGFDLRDRPETFSPDSFIRLTRALTERGYAIAGTPSSSE, encoded by the coding sequence GTGACCAGCCGCCGCGAGCTGCGCCAGCTCCCGTACCCGGACGAGCTTCCGCGCGCCAAGCGCTCGCTGGGCCAGAACTTCCTGATCGACGCCAACATCCAGCGCCGCATCGTCGACTCGCTGGAGCCCGGCCCTGATGACGAGGTGATGGAGATCGGCCCCGGCGTGGGCGCGCTCACCCGCCACCTCGCGGGCCGCGTGCGCCGGCTGGTGCTGGTGGAGCTGGACAACGACCTCGCCGCGCGACTTCGCGCCGAGTACGCGGGCGAGCCGTCGGTGGAGCTGATCAACCGCGACGTGCTGGAGGTGGAGCTGGAGGAGGTGACCTCCGACCCCGCGGCGCTCAAGGTGATCGGCAACATCCCGTACAACATCACCACGCCCATCCTCTTCTCGCTCCTGGAGCGCCGCCCGCGCCCGCGCGAGATCGTGCTGATGGTGCAGCGCGAGGTGGCCGACCGCATCCTGGAGCCGGAGGGGAGCAAGACGTACGGTGCGCTGGCGGTGGGCGTGCGCTCGGTGGCCGCCGCGAAGCGCGTCCTCAACGTCAGCCGCGAAGCGTTCCGCCCGATCCCCGACGTGATGTCGTCGGTAATCCGCATCACTCCGCACCAGCCGCCGCGCCTGGAGCCGGACGAGGAGCTGGCGCTGCGCAACCTGACTCGCGCCGCATTCGGCCAGCGCCGCAAGCAGTTCCAGCGCATCCTGCGCGACGCCTACCGCCTCTCCCCCGAGCAGATCGAGGAGGTGCAGGGCGGGCTGGGCTTCGACCTGCGCGACCGCCCCGAGACCTTTTCACCCGACTCCTTCATCCGCCTCACCCGCGCCCTCACCGAGCGCGGATACGCCATCGCAGGCACGCCTTCGTCCAGCGAGTAG